The Microbacterium sp. zg-Y1090 sequence AGCCGTCTGCGGTCAGGAGGGACCTGATGGGTGCGCCCTGCCACTCGCCGTGCTCGAGCACGAGGGTGCCTCCCGGGTGCAGCAGACGACGGGCCACCCCGCTGATCACGCGCACCACATCGAGCCCGTCCGCTCCCCCGTAGAGCGCCGCCGGCGGATCCCAGTCGCGCACCTCGGGGTCGCGCGGGATGGCGCCGTCGGGCACGTAGGGCGGGTTGGAGACGACGACCGACACGGTTCCGTCGAGCTCGGGAAAGGCTTCTGCGAGGTCGACGAAGGCGATGCGGGCGTTGCTCGCGCCGACGGCGATGAAGTTCTCCTTCGCCCACACGAAGGCGTCGACCGAGTTCTCGGCGGCGTGCACCCTGGCATGCGGCACCTCGGTCGCCAACGCGAGGGCGATCGCGCCGCTTCCGGTGCCGAGGTCGACGGCGATGGGCTCGGGGGACGCGGCTGCGGTGAGCGCGTCGATCGCGATCTGGGCGACCGTCTCGGTCTCGGGGCGCGGCACGAACACGCCGGGCCCGACCTTCAGCTCCAGATGACGGAACGGTGCAGTGCCGGTGAGGTGCTGCAGCGGCTCGCGAGCAGCCCGGCGTGCGAGCAGCGCGGCGAACGCCGACGCGGCGGGTTCGGGCACCTCGTCGCCGCGCACGACCGCGGCGTGCAGCTCGCCCCGGCCGATGCCCAGGACGTGCGCCAGCAGCAGCTGCGCGTCGACGTCTGCGGAGGCGACCCCGGCCCGCTGCAGCAGGTCGGTGGCGGTGCGCAGCGTCTCGGCGATGCGGGCGGGGGCGGTGCGGGAATCGGGCATGGGCGTGTCCAGCCTAGACGGGAACCGGCTGCGCGGTCCGGGAAGGATCGTCATATTCGGCCGCATGCTCCCCCACGCGCCCTAGGCTTGAACGATGAGCTTCCCCTCGCCGAGGAGGGGTCACCGACCGCACGAAAGGCAGATCATGGCCGGCATCCATTCCGACATCACGAGCGCATTCGGCAACACCCCCTTGGTCAAGCTGAACCGGATCACCGAGGGCCTTCCCGGTACGGTGCTGGCGAAGCTCGAGTTCTACAACCCCGCGTCCAGCGTCAAGGACCGCATCGCGATCGCGATGGTCGACGCGGCCGAGGAGTCCGGCGAGCTCACCCCCGGTGGCACGATCGTCGAGGCCACGAGTGGCAACACCGGCATCGCGCTGGCCATGGTGGGCGCGGCGCGTGGCTACAAGGTGGTGCTCGCGATGCCGTCGTCGATGTCGATGGAGCGCCGGCTGCTGCTGAAGGCGTACGGCGCCGAGCTGGTGCTGACGGACCCGGCCGGCGGCATGAAGGGCGCGGTCGCCAAGGCACAGGAGATCGTCGACGAGACGCCGGGCGCCGTGCTGGCCCGTCAGTTCGAGAACGCCGCCAACCCGGCCATCCACCGCAAGACGACCGCGGAGGAGATCCTGCGCGACACCGATGGCAAGGTGGACTACTTCGTCGCCGGCATCGGTACGGGCGGTACCATCACGGGTGTCGGCCAGGTGCTCAAGGAGCGCGTTCCCGAGGCGAAGGTCGTCGCCGTCGAGCCGGCCGACTCGCCGCTGCTGACCAAGGGGACGCCCGGCCCGCACAAGATCCAGGGCATCGGCCCGAACTTCATCCCCGCGCTGCTGGACCAGAGCGTCATCGACGAGGTCGTCGACGTGGAGTTCGCGGATGCCATCGCCACGGCCCGCGAGGTCGGCGTGAAGGACGGCATCCTCGTCGGCATCTCCTCCGGCGCCGCACTGTGGGCCGCACTGCAGATCGCCGCCCGCCCCGAGGCCGAGGGCAAGAACATCGTCGTGGTCATCCCCTCGTACGGCGAGCGATACCTGTCGACCGCGCTCTACGAGGACCTGCGCGAATACTGATCACTTCCGGCCCGGGCGGCAGCGCCGCCCGGGCCGTCATCGTTTCCGAAAGCAGGTTCTCGTGCACGGCATCCCCCTCCCCCGCGTCGACTCCCCCGCCGAGGCGGGCGCGTGAGCGGGCCGCTGCGCGGCCTGCGTGATCTCGTGGGCCGCGCACGCGAGGATGTCGCGGCCGCGAGGCTGCGCGACCCCGCGGCCCGGAACGGACTCGAGATCGCCCTGCTGTACCCGGGCCTGCACGCCATCTGGTCACACCGCGTCGCCCACACCCTCTGGCTGCGAGGACTGCGCCTTCCGGCC is a genomic window containing:
- the prmC gene encoding peptide chain release factor N(5)-glutamine methyltransferase, translated to MPDSRTAPARIAETLRTATDLLQRAGVASADVDAQLLLAHVLGIGRGELHAAVVRGDEVPEPAASAFAALLARRAAREPLQHLTGTAPFRHLELKVGPGVFVPRPETETVAQIAIDALTAAASPEPIAVDLGTGSGAIALALATEVPHARVHAAENSVDAFVWAKENFIAVGASNARIAFVDLAEAFPELDGTVSVVVSNPPYVPDGAIPRDPEVRDWDPPAALYGGADGLDVVRVISGVARRLLHPGGTLVLEHGEWQGAPIRSLLTADGWLAAATHQDLTLRDRATTAVRS
- the cysK gene encoding cysteine synthase A, producing MAGIHSDITSAFGNTPLVKLNRITEGLPGTVLAKLEFYNPASSVKDRIAIAMVDAAEESGELTPGGTIVEATSGNTGIALAMVGAARGYKVVLAMPSSMSMERRLLLKAYGAELVLTDPAGGMKGAVAKAQEIVDETPGAVLARQFENAANPAIHRKTTAEEILRDTDGKVDYFVAGIGTGGTITGVGQVLKERVPEAKVVAVEPADSPLLTKGTPGPHKIQGIGPNFIPALLDQSVIDEVVDVEFADAIATAREVGVKDGILVGISSGAALWAALQIAARPEAEGKNIVVVIPSYGERYLSTALYEDLREY